The Hyalangium gracile genome window below encodes:
- a CDS encoding ATPase, T2SS/T4P/T4SS family → MFLVTLAEKGGGTEQIEFEKNEITIGRLAGNDIVLAKGNVSKYHSKIVEKDGKFIVLDMKSTNGTFVNGKKIAGPQVLKPTDKVFIGDYIINVEPLEDAGGDAGAEEEPPPEEGYDEGYEGEEPYEEEPYEEEPPPPAPMPVRAQQAPAEVENSKKNMPASLAAALRRNKRKVDPRIERYTRLQKEIHDRLIEYLDLRRMDMDRLGDEELWRRTEKAIRDIIDQMDADQELPEDVDREELLTDVINEALGLGPLEAFLASEEISEIMVNHANQIYIEQRGQLTLSEKTFSSNQAVLGVIERIVAPIGRRIDESSPLVDARLKDGSRVNAIIPPLALKGPCITIRKFKKDALKIQDLIKFKTITAQMAEFLEMCVRARKNIVISGGTGSGKTTTLNIISSFIPEGERIITVEDAAELQLPQEHWVQLESRPPNLEGKGAITIRDLVKNCLRMRPDRIVVGECRSGETLDMLQAMNTGHDGSLTTLHANTPRDAIARLETMVLMSGMELPVKAIREQIASAVHMIVQQTRFSDGTRKICFITEVSGMEVDIVTLQDIFYYKQDGFTEDNKVRGRFVASGFVPKFYDDLQRKGIPVNMSIFRED, encoded by the coding sequence ATGTTTCTAGTCACGCTTGCCGAGAAGGGTGGCGGCACGGAGCAGATCGAGTTCGAGAAGAACGAGATCACCATCGGCCGCCTCGCCGGGAACGACATCGTCCTCGCCAAGGGCAACGTCTCCAAGTACCACTCGAAGATCGTTGAGAAGGACGGCAAGTTCATTGTCCTGGACATGAAGTCCACCAACGGCACCTTCGTGAACGGCAAGAAGATTGCCGGGCCGCAGGTGCTCAAGCCCACGGACAAGGTCTTCATCGGCGACTACATCATCAACGTGGAGCCGCTGGAGGACGCTGGCGGTGACGCGGGGGCCGAGGAGGAGCCGCCTCCCGAGGAGGGCTACGACGAGGGCTACGAGGGCGAGGAGCCCTACGAGGAGGAGCCCTACGAGGAGGAGCCGCCCCCGCCCGCGCCCATGCCGGTGCGCGCCCAGCAGGCGCCCGCGGAGGTGGAGAACTCCAAGAAGAACATGCCGGCGTCGCTCGCCGCCGCCCTGCGCCGCAACAAGCGCAAGGTGGATCCGCGCATCGAGCGCTACACCCGGCTGCAGAAGGAGATCCATGACCGGCTGATCGAGTACCTCGACCTGCGCCGCATGGACATGGACCGGCTCGGCGACGAGGAGCTGTGGCGCAGGACCGAGAAGGCCATCCGCGACATCATCGACCAGATGGACGCGGACCAGGAGCTCCCGGAGGACGTGGACCGGGAGGAGCTGCTCACCGACGTCATCAACGAGGCGCTGGGGCTGGGGCCCCTCGAGGCGTTCCTCGCGTCGGAGGAGATCAGCGAGATCATGGTGAACCACGCCAACCAGATCTACATCGAGCAGCGTGGCCAGCTGACGCTGTCGGAGAAGACGTTCTCCTCCAACCAGGCGGTGCTCGGCGTCATCGAGCGCATCGTGGCGCCCATCGGCCGGCGCATCGACGAGTCCAGCCCGCTGGTGGACGCGCGCCTCAAGGACGGCAGCCGCGTCAACGCCATCATCCCGCCGCTGGCGCTCAAGGGCCCGTGCATCACCATCCGCAAGTTCAAGAAGGACGCGCTGAAGATCCAGGACTTGATCAAGTTCAAGACCATCACCGCGCAGATGGCCGAGTTCCTGGAGATGTGCGTTCGGGCGCGCAAGAACATCGTCATCTCCGGCGGCACGGGCTCCGGGAAGACGACGACGCTGAACATCATCAGCTCGTTCATCCCCGAGGGTGAGCGCATCATCACCGTGGAGGACGCCGCCGAGCTGCAGCTGCCCCAGGAGCACTGGGTGCAGCTGGAGAGCCGCCCGCCCAACCTGGAGGGCAAGGGCGCCATCACCATCCGCGATCTGGTGAAGAACTGCCTGCGCATGCGGCCCGACCGCATCGTCGTGGGCGAGTGCCGCTCCGGCGAGACGCTGGACATGCTCCAGGCGATGAACACGGGCCACGACGGCTCGCTCACCACGCTGCACGCCAACACGCCGCGCGACGCCATCGCCCGGCTGGAGACGATGGTGCTCATGTCCGGCATGGAGCTGCCGGTGAAGGCCATCCGCGAGCAGATCGCCAGCGCCGTTCACATGATCGTGCAGCAGACGCGCTTCTCGGACGGCACGCGGAAGATCTGCTTCATCACCGAGGTGTCCGGCATGGAGGTCGACATCGTGACCCTGCAGGACATCTTCTATTACAAGCAGGACGGCTTCACGGAAGACAACAAGGTGCGCGGGCGCTTCGTGGCCTCCGGCTTCGTGCCCAAGTTCTACGATGACCTGCAGCGCAAGGGCATCCCCGTGAACATGAGCATCTTCCGCGAGGACTAG
- a CDS encoding FHA domain-containing protein: protein MPTLVVRHPDGSETEHELTGELKIGRQDGNDLILSEGGVSRQHARLYVEGGKVVLEDLGSANGTYVDEERIEGPTVLTPQSQVVLGDYALKLKGSARANTSMAGARGRPPRSGASAPGLGSEEGAPRATRALPSVKPARPPGSSLARRERPAPAEAPAAGAGPVLRGLTGPWANKTYPLKGKVMVGRAPPAAVLLEDDSISRKHAELERNARGTVLLRDLGSANGTLLNGERLGQEPVEISPGDIIQFGMVEVVFESGDEASSAPSRRGEKGAAPARGKGGDPSDAPPADKRKKLLVVAAAAVGVLLVAGVVKQLTASPAPPPELVGAQGPQVDPQAQLQEFLNECRSFASMELGNEPQWGKAEAACDKALNIDPINSEANTLIKRIKLEKEASEYFTQGSKLLQRLKEDEALDLLRKIPKESQYFRRAKIKVDEAMEQVKKKALDDCKRYLNDNQWAAAVPRCDRYMGFWCQGVEREELEPPLGFTLSLEGRIGKKQWRPKDKLFVQFLQARKRLDPQMEPWKCPVTDFGAKEVVEGPEGMVKKMFKERYPNAYMAAAMVDYWAGRGNEAFAKLQKVRSNYELASLHGQVDLLLQDVGAVDNLFKTGSSLLATNDVEKAAEPFDEALEVDKRVMGELWERAPSFYRRSIQQDIADKAYNHGRDWAKREDQRRACRIWKVGFRFYKGNTDLIRVLSNVCSTQGTRLFSSAGRCEDLAEVLEWAVPGDGLEEKVAKKREEGGCK, encoded by the coding sequence ATGCCTACCCTGGTCGTCCGTCATCCCGACGGCAGCGAAACCGAGCACGAGCTCACTGGCGAGCTGAAGATTGGCCGCCAGGATGGCAACGATCTGATCCTCAGCGAGGGCGGCGTCTCTCGCCAGCACGCCAGGCTCTACGTCGAGGGCGGCAAGGTGGTGCTGGAGGATCTCGGCAGCGCCAACGGCACCTACGTGGACGAGGAGCGCATCGAGGGGCCCACCGTCCTCACGCCCCAGTCCCAGGTGGTGCTGGGCGACTACGCGCTGAAGCTCAAGGGCAGCGCGCGTGCGAACACCTCCATGGCCGGGGCTCGCGGCAGGCCCCCGCGCTCCGGTGCCTCGGCGCCCGGGCTGGGCTCCGAGGAGGGGGCTCCCAGGGCCACCCGCGCGCTGCCCAGCGTCAAGCCGGCGCGGCCTCCGGGCTCGTCGCTGGCCAGGCGCGAGCGCCCGGCCCCGGCGGAGGCTCCGGCCGCGGGCGCGGGGCCGGTGCTCCGCGGCCTGACGGGCCCCTGGGCGAACAAGACATATCCCCTCAAGGGCAAGGTGATGGTGGGCCGCGCGCCGCCGGCCGCCGTGCTGCTGGAGGACGACTCGATCAGCCGCAAGCACGCGGAGCTGGAGCGCAACGCGCGCGGGACGGTGCTCCTGCGCGATCTGGGCAGCGCCAACGGCACGCTCCTCAACGGCGAGCGGCTCGGCCAGGAGCCGGTGGAGATCTCCCCGGGCGACATCATCCAGTTCGGCATGGTGGAGGTGGTGTTCGAGTCGGGTGACGAGGCCAGCAGCGCTCCGTCGCGCCGGGGCGAGAAGGGCGCGGCGCCGGCTCGGGGCAAGGGCGGCGATCCGAGCGACGCTCCGCCCGCCGACAAGCGCAAGAAGCTGCTCGTGGTGGCGGCCGCGGCGGTCGGCGTCCTGCTGGTGGCGGGCGTCGTCAAGCAGCTCACCGCCTCGCCGGCGCCACCGCCGGAGCTCGTCGGCGCGCAGGGGCCGCAGGTGGATCCCCAGGCGCAGCTCCAGGAGTTCCTCAACGAGTGCCGCTCCTTCGCATCCATGGAGCTGGGCAACGAGCCCCAGTGGGGCAAGGCCGAGGCCGCCTGCGACAAGGCGCTCAACATCGATCCCATCAACAGCGAGGCCAACACCCTCATCAAGCGCATCAAGCTGGAGAAGGAGGCCTCCGAGTACTTCACGCAGGGCTCCAAGCTGCTCCAGCGCCTCAAGGAGGATGAAGCGCTGGATCTGCTGCGGAAGATTCCCAAGGAGAGCCAGTACTTCCGCCGCGCCAAGATCAAGGTCGACGAGGCGATGGAGCAGGTGAAGAAGAAGGCGCTGGATGACTGCAAGCGCTACCTGAACGACAACCAGTGGGCCGCGGCGGTGCCACGCTGCGATCGCTACATGGGCTTCTGGTGCCAGGGCGTGGAGCGCGAGGAGCTGGAGCCGCCGCTGGGCTTCACCCTCTCGCTGGAAGGGCGGATCGGCAAGAAGCAGTGGCGCCCGAAGGACAAGCTCTTCGTCCAGTTCCTCCAGGCGCGCAAGCGGCTGGATCCGCAGATGGAGCCCTGGAAGTGCCCGGTGACGGACTTCGGCGCCAAGGAGGTGGTCGAGGGCCCCGAGGGGATGGTGAAGAAGATGTTCAAGGAGCGCTACCCCAACGCCTACATGGCCGCGGCCATGGTCGACTACTGGGCCGGGCGCGGCAACGAGGCCTTCGCCAAGCTGCAGAAGGTGCGCTCCAACTACGAGCTGGCCTCGCTGCACGGGCAGGTGGACCTGCTGCTCCAGGACGTGGGCGCCGTGGACAACCTCTTCAAGACGGGCTCCTCGCTGCTGGCGACGAACGACGTGGAGAAGGCCGCCGAGCCGTTCGACGAGGCGCTGGAGGTGGACAAGCGCGTCATGGGCGAGCTGTGGGAGCGCGCCCCGTCCTTCTACCGGCGCAGCATCCAGCAGGACATCGCCGACAAGGCCTACAACCACGGCCGCGACTGGGCCAAGCGCGAGGATCAGCGCCGGGCGTGCCGGATCTGGAAGGTCGGCTTCCGCTTCTACAAGGGCAACACGGACCTCATCCGCGTGCTGAGCAACGTGTGCTCCACGCAGGGCACCCGGCTGTTCTCCTCCGCGGGCCGCTGCGAGGATCTGGCCGAGGTGCTCGAGTGGGCGGTGCCGGGCGACGGGCTCGAGGAGAAGGTGGCCAAGAAGCGCGAGGAGGGCGGCTGCAAGTAG
- the polA gene encoding DNA polymerase I, with amino-acid sequence MVPSSTGSAPRLTLIDASSFIFRAYHAIPPLSTSKGVPTNAVLGFTRMLLKAIKDLQPTHLALAFDKESRTERQKIDPNYKANREGPPEDLVPQFELIRKVVEALNVPVLEVAGWEADDVIGTLARRAKEEGFCVEVVTGDKDFIQIVDEDVRLFDPMKDVHTGPAEVKAKLGIEPRQMRDYLALVGDAVDNVPKVPGIGPKTATELIQQFGDVDTLLARLDEVKKPKIREALASHRDSLLMARQLVTFKTDLDLKITIPELARRPIHTDKAKQLFTELEFYRLVADLPTDTAAAPKPAEAPVPAASATPAALLTTEEELKAFADAARAAGSLFLVPAYEGAPFTAPLVGLGLALPDGRTAYVPLRHQQLGARQVPPATFTTVMRSLIEDAAVKKGGHDLKAAALVLAGGGMTLRGAHDDVELLSYLLNPSRREHALADLSRERLSTELPELPASTAGKKGRALADHVPEEVAQAYASRADAARRLAPTLWKELEEAGMAKLARELELPLLPVIARMEQRGVKLDTSVFQTISAKVDAECESRVKNIHQLAGEEFNVGSNPQLAQVLYEKLKLPVLKKGKTGPSTDQEVLEKLSEQHPLPGAILEYRSLSKLKSTYLDTLPGLVAKDGRIHTTYHQAATATGRLSSSDPNLQNIPVRTDLGREIRRAFVAEPGHQLVSADYSQVELRLLAHIAEDPVLIDAFQHDEDIHSRTAAEIFGTTPDKVDRDQRRVAKTVNFGIAYGLSPHGLSTRLGIHVEEARDIIERYFTRYAGIRRYLEDTVAQARRTGYVETMFGRRRLMADLLSRNRQVAQAAERAAINMPIQGTAADLIKKAMLAVDEALTKEQLRTVMLLQVHDELLFEAPDAEVEQVKELARRCMSQVATLKVPLKVDVGAGKTWADAH; translated from the coding sequence ATGGTCCCGAGCTCCACGGGCTCCGCGCCCCGTCTCACCCTGATCGACGCCTCGAGCTTCATCTTCCGCGCCTACCACGCCATTCCTCCGCTCTCCACGAGCAAGGGGGTGCCCACCAACGCCGTGCTGGGCTTCACGCGGATGCTGCTCAAGGCCATCAAGGATCTGCAGCCCACGCACCTGGCGCTGGCCTTCGACAAGGAGAGCCGCACCGAGCGCCAGAAGATCGATCCCAACTACAAGGCCAACCGCGAGGGCCCGCCCGAGGATCTGGTGCCCCAGTTCGAGCTCATCCGCAAGGTGGTGGAGGCGCTCAACGTGCCCGTGCTCGAGGTGGCCGGCTGGGAGGCGGATGACGTCATCGGCACCCTGGCCAGGCGCGCCAAGGAGGAGGGCTTCTGCGTCGAGGTGGTGACGGGCGACAAGGACTTCATCCAGATCGTCGACGAGGACGTGCGCCTCTTCGATCCGATGAAGGACGTGCACACCGGCCCGGCGGAGGTGAAGGCGAAGCTGGGCATCGAGCCCAGGCAGATGCGCGACTACCTGGCGCTGGTGGGCGACGCGGTGGACAACGTGCCCAAGGTGCCCGGCATCGGCCCCAAGACGGCCACCGAGCTCATCCAGCAGTTCGGCGACGTGGACACGCTGCTGGCCCGGCTGGACGAGGTGAAGAAGCCGAAGATCCGCGAGGCGCTGGCCTCGCACCGGGACTCGCTGCTGATGGCCCGGCAGCTCGTCACGTTCAAGACGGACCTGGATCTGAAGATCACCATCCCGGAGCTGGCCCGGCGCCCCATCCACACGGACAAGGCCAAGCAGCTCTTCACGGAGCTGGAGTTCTACCGGCTGGTGGCCGACCTGCCCACGGACACCGCCGCCGCGCCCAAGCCCGCCGAGGCGCCCGTGCCCGCGGCCTCCGCCACACCCGCCGCGCTCCTCACCACCGAGGAGGAGCTGAAGGCCTTCGCGGACGCCGCGCGCGCGGCGGGCTCGCTCTTCCTGGTGCCGGCCTACGAGGGGGCTCCCTTCACCGCGCCGCTGGTGGGCCTGGGGCTGGCGCTGCCGGACGGGCGCACGGCCTACGTGCCCCTGCGCCACCAGCAGCTCGGCGCCCGCCAGGTGCCTCCGGCCACCTTCACCACCGTGATGCGCTCGCTCATCGAGGACGCGGCGGTGAAGAAGGGCGGGCACGATCTCAAGGCGGCCGCGCTGGTGCTCGCCGGCGGCGGGATGACGCTGCGCGGGGCTCATGACGACGTGGAGCTGCTCAGCTACCTGCTCAACCCCTCGCGCCGGGAGCACGCGCTGGCGGACCTGTCCCGCGAGCGGCTGAGCACGGAGCTGCCCGAGCTGCCAGCCTCCACGGCGGGCAAGAAGGGCAGGGCGCTGGCGGACCATGTGCCGGAGGAGGTGGCGCAGGCGTACGCGTCCCGCGCGGACGCGGCCCGGCGGCTGGCCCCCACGCTCTGGAAGGAGCTGGAGGAGGCGGGCATGGCGAAGCTGGCGCGCGAGCTGGAGCTGCCGCTGCTGCCGGTGATCGCGCGGATGGAGCAGCGGGGCGTGAAGCTGGACACCTCCGTGTTCCAGACGATCTCCGCCAAGGTGGACGCCGAGTGCGAGTCCCGGGTGAAGAACATCCACCAGCTGGCCGGCGAGGAGTTCAACGTCGGCTCCAACCCGCAGCTGGCGCAGGTGCTCTACGAGAAGCTCAAGCTGCCCGTGCTCAAGAAGGGCAAGACGGGGCCCTCCACCGATCAGGAGGTGCTGGAGAAGCTGTCCGAGCAGCACCCGCTGCCCGGCGCCATCCTCGAGTACCGCTCGCTGTCCAAGCTCAAGAGCACGTACCTGGACACGCTGCCGGGCCTGGTGGCGAAGGACGGGCGCATCCACACCACCTACCACCAGGCGGCCACCGCCACCGGGCGGCTGTCCTCGTCGGATCCGAACCTGCAGAACATCCCCGTGCGCACGGACCTGGGCCGGGAGATCCGCCGCGCCTTCGTGGCCGAGCCGGGCCACCAGCTCGTCTCCGCGGACTACAGCCAGGTGGAGCTGCGGCTGCTGGCCCACATCGCCGAGGATCCCGTCCTCATCGACGCCTTCCAGCATGACGAGGACATCCACAGCCGCACCGCGGCGGAGATCTTCGGCACCACGCCGGACAAGGTGGATCGCGATCAGCGCCGGGTGGCGAAGACGGTGAACTTCGGCATCGCCTACGGCCTGTCGCCGCACGGCCTGTCCACGCGCCTGGGCATCCATGTGGAGGAGGCGCGTGACATCATCGAGCGCTACTTCACCCGCTACGCCGGCATCCGCCGCTACCTGGAGGACACCGTCGCCCAGGCGCGGCGCACCGGCTACGTGGAGACGATGTTCGGCCGGCGCCGGCTGATGGCGGATCTGCTCTCGCGCAACCGCCAGGTGGCCCAGGCCGCCGAGCGCGCCGCGATCAACATGCCCATCCAGGGCACCGCGGCGGACCTCATCAAGAAGGCCATGCTGGCGGTGGACGAGGCGCTCACGAAGGAGCAGCTGCGCACGGTGATGCTGCTCCAGGTGCACGACGAGTTGCTCTTCGAGGCGCCGGACGCCGAGGTGGAGCAGGTGAAGGAGCTGGCGCGCCGCTGCATGTCGCAGGTGGCCACGCTCAAGGTGCCGCTCAAGGTGGACGTGGGCGCGGGGAAGACGTGGGCGGACGCCCACTGA
- a CDS encoding peptidase MA family metallohydrolase, whose amino-acid sequence MNPLRRLLLLLFLLLVSPLAEAVEPPPSAHGLAEPALVPTPRPDIVEDELVTPRFRILYTHGSKGSAQALAERIEAVRDSFVKVLGRDWQGRTEIRIGRDRKEYEALALPGGAPPRWAVALAYPTHNIILLDARTLFEPEGATTLRHELAHVALGQFAKGWPRWFQEGLAQHLAGERLVVTHYAALFRAVTQQNVLHFEDLSDSWPDMPADVEVAYAQSADFVAYLAGRHGPGAMNQLIDGMARGEPFQMAFGKAFRSSLDVEEAHWREGLSTRFGWLPLTTSMQLVWLLAPALCVVAYVRRRRQQAARLEAMSAEEAAEDAALRVLAAEAAQQGLPPPPAEPALPEWAEQPPPPEEPRDFVEDDGEHGPRTPPPKPTLH is encoded by the coding sequence GTGAACCCCCTCCGGCGCCTGCTGCTGCTCCTCTTCCTGCTCCTGGTCTCGCCCCTGGCGGAGGCCGTGGAGCCTCCTCCGAGCGCCCACGGACTGGCGGAGCCCGCGCTGGTCCCCACCCCGCGCCCTGACATCGTCGAGGACGAGCTCGTCACCCCGCGCTTCCGCATCCTCTACACGCACGGCTCCAAGGGCTCGGCCCAGGCGCTGGCGGAGCGGATCGAGGCGGTGCGGGACTCCTTCGTGAAGGTGCTCGGCCGCGACTGGCAGGGCCGGACGGAGATCCGCATCGGCCGCGATCGCAAGGAGTACGAGGCCCTGGCACTGCCGGGTGGCGCGCCGCCCAGGTGGGCGGTGGCGCTGGCATACCCCACGCACAACATCATCCTCCTGGACGCACGGACCCTGTTCGAGCCCGAGGGCGCCACCACGCTGCGGCACGAGCTGGCGCACGTGGCGCTGGGGCAGTTCGCCAAGGGCTGGCCGCGCTGGTTCCAGGAGGGCCTGGCCCAGCACCTCGCGGGCGAGCGCCTCGTCGTCACGCACTACGCCGCGCTCTTCCGCGCGGTGACGCAGCAGAACGTGCTCCACTTCGAGGATCTGTCCGACAGCTGGCCGGACATGCCCGCGGACGTGGAGGTGGCCTATGCCCAGAGCGCGGACTTCGTGGCGTACCTGGCCGGCCGGCACGGGCCGGGGGCGATGAACCAGCTCATCGACGGCATGGCCAGGGGCGAGCCGTTCCAGATGGCCTTCGGCAAGGCCTTCCGCTCCTCGCTGGACGTGGAGGAGGCCCACTGGCGCGAGGGGCTGTCCACGCGCTTCGGCTGGCTGCCGCTGACCACGAGCATGCAGCTGGTGTGGCTGCTGGCCCCGGCGCTCTGCGTGGTGGCCTATGTCCGCCGCCGCCGGCAGCAGGCCGCACGCCTGGAGGCCATGTCCGCGGAGGAGGCCGCCGAGGACGCCGCGCTTCGCGTGCTGGCCGCCGAGGCCGCGCAGCAGGGCTTGCCCCCGCCTCCCGCCGAGCCCGCCCTCCCGGAGTGGGCCGAGCAGCCGCCCCCGCCGGAGGAGCCGCGAGACTTCGTGGAGGATGACGGCGAGCACGGCCCCCGCACGCCTCCGCCCAAGCCCACGCTGCACTGA